The following coding sequences lie in one Asterias amurensis chromosome 18, ASM3211899v1 genomic window:
- the LOC139950367 gene encoding snaclec mucetin subunit beta-like, with product MNIGVLLFLVGCYATLAAICPTDWQRYGESCYLLITQKLDWQDARDICIELHADLAFPNSDAEQKFIWEMYGGFYPAFPGGLWIVCNDFEETGNWQPCPLSDNNGYQHWATGFPQNTNNHCVAMSSSIGFFGGQWANRNCNGIYKKYATCEYHVNTTTPLVCLQTGPDGRVESQCLVGHVMTELRADGVMSCGKACRSEPRCRSFNLLMEQGPGKMVCQLNNATRHEAADGNMKARDKCYFFEL from the coding sequence ATGAATATcggtgttttgttgtttctGGTTGGGTGTTATGCAACCCTGGCTGCTATCTGCCCTACTGACTGGCAGCGATACGGCGAGTCATGCTACTTACTCATAACTCAAAAACTTGATTGGCAAGATGCAAGAGACATTTGCATTGAGTTACATGCAGACCTGGCTTTTCCAAACTCAGATGCCGAACAAAAGTTTATTTGGGAAATGTACGGTGGATTTTACCCTGCCTTCCCAGGAGGTCTCTGGATCGTTTGCAATGACTTTGAAGAAACTGGAAATTGGCAACCTTGTCCACTCTCTGATAACAATGGATACCAGCATTGGGCAACTGGATTTCCCCAAAACACGAACAACCACTGTGTGGCAATGTCGTCCTCCATTGGGTTTTTTGGTGGACAATGGGCGAACAGAAATTGTAATGGTATTTACAAAAAATACGCGACCTGCGAGTACCATGTTAACACAACCACCCCGTTAGTCTGCCTTCAGACTGGTCCCGATGGCCGCGTTGAGTCCCAGTGTCTGGTCGGTCACGTCATGACGGAGCTACGGGCTGATGGTGTGATGTCGTGTGGGAAGGCGTGCCGATCAGAGCCCCGATGTCGCTCCTTCAATCTGCTGATGGAACAAGGTCCAGGGAAGATGGTTTGTCAGCTGAACAATGCGACTCGTCATGAAGCTGCTGATGGAAACATGAAGGCAAGAGATAAGTGCTACTTCTTCGAACTGTAG
- the LOC139950385 gene encoding snaclec 1-like, which translates to MYLAGVLFLVGCYATLAAICPTDWQRYGESCYLLITQKLDWQDARDICIELHADLAFPNSDAEQKFIWEMYGGFYPEFPSGLWIVCNDMAETGNWQPCPLSGTNGYQNWANGHPEETARHCVAMSIADGAMSQWMNKPCKGLKTKYATCEYHINTTTQVFSLQTGLGGRVESQCLVGHVMKEVRADGVVSCGKACRSEPRCRSFNLLMEHGSGKMVCQLNNATRHEAADENMNARDKCYFFDL; encoded by the coding sequence ATGTATCTTGCCggtgttttgtttcttgttggGTGTTATGCAACCCTGGCTGCTATCTGCCCTACTGACTGGCAGCGATACGGCGAGTCATGCTACTTACTCATAACTCAAAAACTTGATTGGCAAGATGCAAGAGACATTTGCATTGAGTTACATGCAGACCTGGCTTTTCCAAACTCAGATGCCGAACAAAAGTTTATTTGGGAAATGTACGGTGGATTTTACCCTGAGTTTCCAAGTGGCCTCTGGATCGTTTGCAATGACATGGCAGAAACTGGAAATTGGCAACCTTGTCCACTCTCTGGTACCAATGGATACCAAAATTGGGCAAATGGACACCCAGAAGAAACTGCACGTCACTGTGTGGCAATGTCAATCGCCGATGGTGCGATGAGCCAATGGATGAACAAGCCATGTAAAGGTCTTAAAACAAAGTACGCGACCTGCGAGTACCATATTAACACAACCACCCAAGTATTTAGCCTTCAGACCGGTCTTGGTGGCCGTGTTGAATCCCAGTGCCTGGTCGGTCACGTCATGAAGGAGGTACGGGCTGATGGTGTGGTGTCGTGCGGGAAGGCGTGCCGATCAGAGCCCCGATGTCGCTCCTTCAATCTGCTGATGGAACATGGCTCAGGGAAGATGGTTTGTCAGCTGAACAACGCAACTCGTCATGAAGCTGCTGATGAAAACATGAATGCAAGAGATAAGTGCTACTTCTTCGACCTGTAA
- the LOC139950681 gene encoding melatonin receptor type 1C-like produces the protein METTVSAGVVLNSTEMNVFFTTPSGFQDPTESDMTTVGITKTTGDGINFRFEGINHEVLLFLGCVYCFVAVSGLVGNTMVIMAVVLSKKLQTSTNAFVVNLATADLISCLATPFAAVALFSIDGWPLPELVCAVSAAIYFLSLGCSIMNLASIAINRYVLITKPMQTYQAIYTHKKIAAMLAVTWVYPALICSLPLFGIGKWGYSEKYGTCTQDTSVETSALFSQLGAVLVYPIACSGVGIT, from the coding sequence ATGGAGACCACGGTATCAGCTGGAGTTGTTCTTAACTCTACAGAAATGAATGTCTTCTTCACCACACCCAGTGGATTCCAGGATCCAACCGAGTCAGACATGACAACCGTTGGCATAACCAAAACCACAGGAGACGGCATAAACTTTCGTTTTGAAGGTATAAACCACGAAGTACTACTTTTTCTTGGCTGCGTGTACTGCTTCGTAGCCGTCTCCGGGCTGGTGGGGAACACCATGGTGATTATGGCCGTGGTCTTATCCAAGAAGCTCCAGACCAGCACCAACGCCTTCGTCGTCAACCTCGCCACGGCCGACCTGATATCGTGCCTCGCGACACCTTTCGCTGCGGTAGCGTTGTTCAGCATCGATGGCTGGCCATTGCCTGAGCTGGTATGCGCCGTGTCCGCTGCCATATACTTCCTCAGCCTTGGATGCAGCATCATGAATCTCGCCAGCATCGCCATTAACCGATACGTCCTCATTACAAAACCCATGCAGACATACCAGGCCATCTACACACATAAGAAGATAGCAGCCATGTTGGCGGTCACGTGGGTCTATCCAGCATTAATCTGTTCCCTTCCACTCTTTGGTATCGGTAAATGGGGTTACTCAGAGAAGTACGGTACATGTACTCAAGACACCTCGGTTGAAACAAGCGCTCTCTTCTCTCAGCTGGGAGCTGTTCTAGTCTACCCCATTGCATGCTCCGGTGTCGGTATCACATGA
- the LOC139950364 gene encoding snaclec GPIB-binding protein subunit beta-like translates to MAAICPTDWQRYGESCYLLITKRLNWQDANDTCFKYQRSTLAVANSQTEQTFIWITFNDLFEWAPVVSLWIGCNDIRQEGKWEPCPLKDDLTRYNNWGVLYPRNNISKNCAIMGKWANGKWFDVDCDIKRNIVCELPAEATAPVFSLQTGPDGRVESQCLVGHVITLAQD, encoded by the coding sequence ATGGCTGCTATCTGCCCTACTGACTGGCAGCGATACGGCGAGTCATGCTATTTACTGATAACCAAACGTTTGAACTGGCAAGATGCAAATGATACCTGCTTTAAATATCAACGCTCAACCCTTGCTGTGGCTAACTCACAGACGGAGCAAACGTTTATTTGGATTACGTTCAATGATTTGTTTGAATGGGCGCCAGTCGTAAGTCTCTGGATTGGCTGTAATGATATAAGGCAGGAAGGTAAATGGGAACCATGCCCCTTAAAGGATGACTTGACCCGATACAATAATTGGGGAGTCTTGTACCCTAGGAATAACATCAGCAAAAACTGCGCTATCATGGGCAAATGGGCAAATGGTAAATGGTTCGACGTAGATTGTGATATTAAACGTAATATTGTATGTGAGCTCCCAGCTGAAGCAACCGCCCCAGTGTTTAGCCTTCAAACCGGTCCCGATGGCCGCGTTGAGTCCCAGTGTCTGGTCGGTCACGTCATTACTCTTGCACAAGATTAG
- the LOC139950363 gene encoding metabotropic glutamate receptor 7-like, whose amino-acid sequence MGTYIPAEVCTSYVQPGDIYLGGLFSLHGGADGEYSKEDCEGLYPVSALQLTEAMAFAVMTINQDDSVLPNVTLGFIIYDDCSWPEYATWGSLSLVLGAQPSLEGDFCNIPGPTIGGDTKHVIGIVGTGETYTTEVAINTAQLFQRPLVSYGATDQELHGEHGHPYFFGTIPSDSYKASAIVNILLYFEWEYIAMIFSDDHEIHHLEEDIVNLLEVFGICLYAEAELSEDPTEDELQQMVTMLQTHPHAKLVVVLVSSASAFSAVMSSVQGAYPPLERTWLSSNTWEKELIGNAEALGGLFIQFRKPEIMEFEEYFRSLLKGNQTNNINPWFDEFCGGSDICNEASQEGFSKELPTLAPTIDAVLALAYALDDTILALSCNSSITDCLLRDKNIQRSILENLRTVEFLGTRGEFFFEHDFVPAQVIVKNLQRSNEGNLELVEVGTWSSTKPYWEQLEINSSLLQWAGGTGDVPISVCRDECNPGYIEVIDSTKRCCWKCQACRVDDIVVGTECVSCEQNEWPNINFTMCEKLIGRTVTWHDPAVVFISFMTSLGLLLSIVTSCGMIRYRNHALIKASSRELSAVNIFGLILAFVSVFPLLLPPSVSICGVAQSLYALSFTLMYAPLFLKVNRIYRIFESSSKTVKRPKFTGPTAQLVIVAVLVSIQPILMFITALSIPGTWSTVRELFPSPSSNIHRRTVEVVCNLGFGFVVSMGYNFLLLLACCFFAYKARKVPGNFNEARFYVASVYTTLLFILAALPMYFTGGTAIIVVTSVSLVLLVNGYVTLGCVYISKIYAIIFKKVGEQDGNTMMQNRERPSSIFQSREGRSFGFSGEDNKVHPSGS is encoded by the exons ATGGGTACATACATACCGGCTGAAGTTTGCACGAGTTATGTCCAACCTGGAGACATTTATCTTGGTGGGTTATTTTCCCTGCATGGCGGTGCAGACGGGGAATATTCGAAAGAGGATTGCGAAGGACTATACCCAGTCTCGGCCTTACAGTTAACCGAAGCCATGGCGTTTGCTGTGATGACTATCAACCAAGATGACTCTGTACTTCCAAACGTAACTCTAGGGTTTATCATCTATGACGACTGTTCCTGGCCGGAGTATGCAACCTGGGGCTCGCTGTCTCTGGTCCTAGGGGCTCAGCCATCTCTAGAGGGTGATTTCTGTAACATCCCTGGACCCACTATTGGAGGAGATACCAAGCATGTCATTGGAATAGTAGGCACTGGAGAGACTTATACAACCGAAGTGGCAATCAATACAGCTCAACTCTTCCAGCGACCGTTGGTTTCGTACGGGGCGACGGACCAGGAGCTCCACGGTGAGCATGGCCACCCGTACTTCTTCGGTACCATCCCATCAGATAGCTACAAAGCTAGTGCCATTGTGAACATATTATTGTACTTTGAATGGGAGTATATAGCGATGATATTTTCCGATGATCACGAAATTCATCATCTAGAAGAAGATATCGTAAACCTTCTTGAAGTGTTTGGTATCTGCTTATATGCAGAAGCAGAGCTCAGTGAAGATCCAACTGAAGATGAACTACAACAAATGGTAACAATGCTTCAGACCCATCCTCACGCCAAACTAGTCGTCGTTTTAGTGTCGTCTGCATCAGCTTTTAGTGCCGTAATGTCGTCTGTTCAGGGTGCTTACCCACCATTGGAACGAACCTGGCTGTCCAGCAACACCTGGGAGAAGGAACTAATCGGTAACGCCGAAGCGCTTGGTGGGCTCTTCATACAATTCAGGAAACCTGAGATTATGGAATTCGAGGAATACTTTCGGTCTTTGTTGAAAGGCAACCAGACGAACAATATAAACCCCTGGTTTGATGAGTTCTGTGGAGGATCTGACATCTGTAATGAAGCTAGCCAGGAGGGATTCAGCAAAGAGCTGCCAACTCTAGCTCCCACTATCGACGCCGTCTTGGCTTTAGCTTATGCTCTGGATGACACTATCTTGGCTCTGAGTTGTAACAGCTCGATCACAGACTGCCTCTTACGAGACAAGAATATACAAAGATCCATCCTAGAGAATCTGCGAACCGTAGAGTTCTTGGGGACAAGGGGTGAATTTTTCTTCGAGCATGACTTTGTTCCTGCTCAGGTTATAGTGAAGAACTTGCAGAGAAGCAATGAGGGAAATTTAGAATTGGTTGAAGTTGGAACGTGGAGTTCAACAAAGCCGTACTGGGAGCAACTGGAGATTAATTCAAGTTTATTGCAATGGGCTGGCGGTACGGGAGATGTGCCGATATCTGTGTGTCGAGACGAGTGTAATCCTGGTTATATTGAGGTGATTGATTCCACAAAGAGATGCTGCTGGAAGTGTCAAGCATGTAGAGTTGATGATATCGTGGTTGGAACAGAATGCGTGAGCTGTGAACAGAATGAATGGCCCAACATTAACTTCACCATGTGCGAGAAACTCATTGGACGTACGGTCACATGGCATGACCCTGCAGTCGTGTTTATAAGCTTCATGACATCTCTAGGGTTGCTACTCTCTATAGTGACCTCATGTGGTATGATCAGGTACCGGAACCATGCTCTGATCAAAGCTAGCAGTCGAGAGCTCAGTGCAGTCAACATCTTTGGACTGATTCTAGCTTTTGTTTCGGTGTTTCCTCTTCTCCTGCCACCGAGTGTCAGTATCTGTGGGGTCGCCCAGAGCCTGTACGCCCTCTCGTTCACCCTAATGTACGCCCCTCTATTCCTCAAAGTCAATCGCATCTACAGGATCTTTGAGAGTAGCAGTAAGACCGTCAAACGACCAAAGTTCACGGGACCTACAGCCCAGTTGGTGATTGTCGCAGTGTTAGTTAGTATTCAG CCGATTCTGATGTTCATCACCGCCCTATCGATCCCAGGCACATGGTCCACCGTGCGGGAGCTGTTTCCAAGTCCATCTTCAAACATTCACAGGAGGACCGTTGAAGTTGTCTGCAATCTTGGGTTTGGTTTCGTCGTCTCAATGGGTTACAACTTCTTACTGCTCCTTGCATGTTGCTTCTTTGCTTACAAAGCCCGTAAAGTCCCTGGTAACTTCAACGAGGCTCGGTTCTACGTGGCAAGCGTCTATACCACCCTTTTGTTCATCCTAGCCGCCTTGCCAATGTACTTTACTGGTGGGACAGCCATTATTGTAGTAACATCAGTTAGCCTGGTTCTTCTAGTTAATGGCTATGTTACACTGGGGTGTGTATACATTTCTAAGATTTACGCTATCATCTTTAAGAAGGTTGGTGAACAGGATGGGAATACTATGATGCAGAATCGAGAGCGACCAAGTAGCATCTTCCAGAGTCGTGAAGGGCGTTCATTTGGATTCAGTGGAGAGGATAACAAAGTACATCCGTCAGGTTCTTGA
- the LOC139950366 gene encoding snaclec mucetin subunit beta-like: protein MKLASVFLFLVGFYTTMSAICPTDWQRYGESCYSLITQPMNWQDANDTCRPHGTLTVPNSEAEQAFIWDKFTSYFGVEPPLDLWFGCSDIEEEDVWTPCPLREEDHAYNNWKSDQPSNKAKQNCAAMKKGFGGRWADKKCSVELYAMCEVLIKSTTTPIFSLQTGPDGRVESQCLVGHVMKELRAVGVVSCGKACRSEPRCRSFNLLMEKGSGKMVCQLNNVTRHEAADGNMKARYKCYFFDL from the coding sequence ATGAAGCTTGCTAgtgttttcttgtttcttgttgGTTTTTATACAACCATGTCTGCTATCTGCCCTACTGACTGGCAGCGATACGGCGAGTCATGCTACTCACTCATAACTCAACCTATGAACTGGCAAGATGCAAATGATACCTGCAGGCCACACGGGACACTAACTGTGCCCAACTCGGAAGCAGAGCAGGCGTTTATCTGGGATAAATTCACGAGCTACTTTGGTGTTGAACCACCTCTTGACCTCTGGTTTGGTTGCAGTGATATTGAAGAGGAGGATGTTTGGACCCCTTGTCCACTAAGGGAAGAAGACCACGCCTATAATAACTGGAAATCTGATCAACCGAGTAATAAAGCTAAACAAAACTGTGCTGCCATGAAAAAGGGTTTTGGTGGTCGCTGGGCAGATAAAAAATGTTCTGTCGAGCTGTACGCTATGTGCGAAGTCCTCATCAAGTCCACAACCACCCCGATATTCAGCCTTCAGACCGGTCCTGATGGCCGCGTTGAGTCTCAGTGCCTGGTCGGTCACGTCATGAAGGAGCTACGGGCTGTTGGTGTAGTGTCGTGCGGGAAGGCGTGCCGATCAGAGCCCCGATGTCGCTCCTTCAATCTGCTGATGGAAAAAGGCTCAGGGAAGATGGTTTGTCAGCTGAACAACGTGACTCGTCATGAAGCTGCTGATGGAAACATGAAAGCAAGATATAAGTGCTACTTCTTCGATCTTTGA